In Oenanthe melanoleuca isolate GR-GAL-2019-014 chromosome 22, OMel1.0, whole genome shotgun sequence, the following proteins share a genomic window:
- the ELMOD3 gene encoding ELMO domain-containing protein 3: protein MPALGQEGVLQELLLGVGQSPDPGISEEQQQAREEWEALEEIQSGLGSTSGSLPPPISFSEALQHFQSAELSGSRGKARAPRRRGILGALLRWLCGPPRLQPQLREEQELALAMAHCALDDSERVHMRILQTIYQQLTRSRLGCPRYGAHWEELGFQGADPGTDLRGTGMLGLMQILFFVLDSRLLPLAREIFQLSQHETQNFPFCIMSVNITRIVIQALQEERLSRECNRRQQVIGVLNDLYAAAFLRLSCLWKQQHGTVTNASFFLKELELSTKKKPRQLLKSLEAYLSCSLRPPSPPSSQIHFSSICDAGVELEGDSRLI, encoded by the exons ATGCCggctctggggcaggagggtgtcctgcaggagctgctgctcggAGTGGGGCAGTCCCCAGACCCTG GGATCAgcgaggagcagcagcaggcccGGGAGGAATGGGAGGCTCTGGAAGAGATCCAGTCAG ggtTGGGGAGCACCTCAGGATCGCTCCCTCCTCCGATTTCCTTCTCTGAGGCGCTGCAGCACTTCCAGAGCGCGGAGCTCTCCGGGAGCCGG GGGAAGGCTCGGGCGCCGCGACGCCGGGGGATCCTGGGTGCCCTGCTCCGCTGGCTCTGCGGGCCCCCCCGGCTCCAGCCGCAGCTCCgggaagagcaggagctggcgCTGGCCATGGCACACT gtgctCTGGATGACTCAGAGCGGGTGCACATGCGGATCCTGCAGACCATCTACCAGCAGCTGACAcgctccaggctgggctgcccgCGCTATGGAGCacactgggaggagctgggcttCCAGG GTGCGGATCCCGGGACTGACCTGCGTGGGACGGGCATGCTGGGGCTGATGCAGATCCTCTTCTTTGTGCTGGATTCCcggctgctgcctctggcacGGGAGAtcttccagctctcccagcatgAAACCCAG AATTTTCCCTTCTGCATCATGTCTGTGAACATCACCCGGATCGTCATCCAGGCGCTGCAGGAGGAGCGGCTCTCCCG GGAGTGCAACCGGCGGCAGCAGGTGATCGGGGTGCTGAACGACCTGTACGCCGCCGCCTTCCTGCgcctctcctgcctctggaagcagcagcacgGCACTGTCACCAACGCCAGCTTCTTCCTCAAGG AGCTGGAATTATCCACCAAAAAGAAGCCGAGGCAGCTGCTGAAATCCCTGGAAGCCTACCTGAGCTGCAGCCTTCggcctccctcccctccctcctcccagatCCACTTCAGCAGCATTTGTGACGCTGGGGTGGAGCTGGAGGGAGATTCCCGACTGATCTGA
- the RETSAT gene encoding all-trans-retinol 13,14-reductase, whose translation MWLQALLFLVPLLLLLVVLLPVLFLLLPLLSSSRNPFATDSRRPPAPLVTDKAVRRTVVKTVFSAEKVPQKLDAIVVGSGIGGLAAAALLAKAGWRVLVLDQHGKLGGCCHTFTEKGFEFDTGIHYVGQMKEGSLMRFLVDQLTDGQLEWAPLPAIYDAVVLGDPQGAGKTFHIHAGKREYFQRLKEQFPGEAAAIEEFQRLVKSASRGVVLLGILKMLPRFLARLLICSRLLPRLCSFSHLASRSVKEVVDGLTPNPELRAVLSYIFPTYGVLPSKASFSMHSILVSHFLGGAWYPKGGAGEIAFHTIPVIRRAGGNVFGKAPVQRILLDAQGRACGVSVKKGQDSVEIFAPVIISDAGIFNTYERLLPAEARALPEIQSQLRMVSPGEGGFTVFVGLNGSREELGLEPTNYFMFPGNDLDGMMKRYLASSRDEAANNIPVLFVTSPSSKDPTWQMRHPGKSTLAIVTFARYEWFEEWKDTQVHKRGDDYEDLKKTFVDAIMQTVFKLYPRIEGRIEYLSGGTPLTNQHYIASPHGEFYGVDHGMPRLQAEAIAALRADTAVPNLYLTGQDLCLGGFMGALQGALICVSTILKRNLYADVVRLKRRLQPTNSKKGD comes from the exons ATGTGGCTGCAGGCGCTGCTCTTCCTCGtcccccttctccttctcctcgTCGTCCTCCTCCCCGTCCTCTTTCTCCTGCTCCCGCTGCTCTCGAGCAGCCGCAACCCCTTCGCCACCGActcccgccgcccgcccgccccgctcgTCACCGACAAGGCTGTGCGCAGGACCGTCGTCAAGACAG TGTTCTCGGCAGAGAAGGTGCCCCAGAAGCTCGATGCCATCGTGGTGGGCAGCGGCATTGGTGGCCTGGCGGCTGCGGCGCTGCTGGCCAAGGCCGGCTGGCGTGTGCTGGTGCTGGACCAGCACGGGAAGCTGGGGGGGTGCTGCCACACCTTCACCGAGAAGGGCTTCGAGTTTGACACTG GGATCCACTATGTGGGGCAGATGAAGGAGGGCTCCCTGATGCGGTTCCTGGTGGACCAGCTGACAGATGGGCAGCTGGAGTGGGCCCCACTCCCAGCCATCTACGATGCTGTGGTTCTGGGGGATCCCCAGGGTGCTGGCAAGACCTTCCACATCCATGCTGGGAAGAGGGAGTATTTCCAGAGGCTGAAGGAGCAGTTCCCCGGGGAGGCAGCGGCCATTGAGGAGTTCCAGCGGTTGGTGAAG AGTGCCAGCCGTGGGGTTGTGCTGCTGGGGATCCTGAAGATGCTCCCACGGTTCCTGGCCAGGCTCCTgatctgctccaggctgctcccacgcctctgctccttctcccacCTGGCCTCACGCAGTGTCAAGGAGGTGGTGGATGGTCTCACCCCCAACCCTGAGCTCCGGGCTGTCCTCAGCTACATCTTCCCCACCTATG GTGTGCTCCCCTCTAAGGCCAGCTTCTCCATGCACAGCATCCTGGTGAGCCACTTCCTCGGAGGCGCCTGGTACCCCAAGGGCGGGGCCGGGGAAATCGCCTTCCACACCATTCCCGTGATCCGGAGGGCTGGAGGCAACGTGTTTGGGAAGGCGCCGGTGCAGAGGATCCTGCTGGAcgcccagggcagagcctgcg GCGTGAGTGTCAAGAAGGGCCAGGACTCGGTGGAGATCTTTGCTCCCGTGATCATTTCGGATGCCGGGATCTTCAACACCTACGAGCGGCTGCTGCCGGCGGAGGCGCGGGCTCTGCCGG AGATCCAGTCCCAGCTCCGCATGGTGAGCCCCGGCGAGGGCGGTTTCACCGTCTTCGTTGGCCTCAACGGCTCGAGGGAAGAGTTGGGGCTGGAACCCACCAACTACTTCATGTTCCCAGGGAACGACCTGGATGGAAT gaTGAAGCGCTACCTGGCTTCGTCCAGAGATGAAGCTGCCAACAACATCCCTGTCCTCTTCGTCACCTCGCCATCGTCCAAGGACCCCACCTGGCAAATGAGGCACCCAG gtaAATCCACGCTGGCCATCGTCACCTTCGCCAGGTACGAGTGGTTCGAGGAGTGGAAGGACACACAGGTCCACAAGCGGGGGGATGACTATGAGGACCTGAAGAAGACTTTTGTGGATGCCATCATGCAGACTGTCTTCAAGCTCTACCCTCGCATTGAGGGCCGG atCGAGTACCTCTCGGGTGGGACTCCTCTCACCAACCAGCACTACATCGCCAGTCCCCACGGCGAGTTCTACGGCGTCGACCACGGCATGCCCCGCCTGCAGGCTGAAGCCATTGCTGCCCTGAGGGCAGACACGGCTGTGCCCAACCTCTACCTCACAG GGCAGGATTTGTGCCTGGGAGGTTTCATGGGAGCCCTGCAAGGAGCCCTCATCTGCGTCAGCACCATCCTCAAGCGCAACCTCTACGCGGACGTGGTGCGGCTGAAGAGGCGCTTGCAGCCCACCAACTCCAAGAAGGGAGACTGA